From Scophthalmus maximus strain ysfricsl-2021 chromosome 14, ASM2237912v1, whole genome shotgun sequence, one genomic window encodes:
- the gcgb gene encoding glucagon b gives MTSANTLAGLLLLIIIQSSWQVPDQDTDGNSMLLTENSLMTEPIELPNMKRHSEGTFSNDYSKYLETRRAQDFVQWLKNSKRNGSLFRRHADGTYTSDVSSYLQDKAAKEFVSWLKTGRGRRD, from the exons ATGACAAGCGCCAACACTTTGGCCGgactcctgctcctcatcatcattcagAGCAGCTGGCAGGTGCCTGACCAGGACACAGATGGAAACTCCAT GTTACTGACTGAAAACTCCCTGATGACCGAACCGATTGAGCTCCCAAACATGAAGCGACACTCAGAGGGGACATTTTCAAACGACTACAGTAAATACCTGGAGACGAGAAGAGCACAAGACTTTGTCCAGTGGCTAAAGAACTCAAAGAGAAACGG GAGTCTATTTAGACGCCATGCAGACGGCACCTACACCAGTGACGTGAGCTCCTACCTGCAGGACAAGGCGGCCAAGGAGTTTGTGTCCTGGCTGAAGACTGGCAGAGGCAGAAGAGATTAG